The uncultured Desulfuromonas sp. genome has a segment encoding these proteins:
- a CDS encoding Rieske (2Fe-2S) protein, which produces MAEFSQKRRRFIQTLIVGALTGWGLLRFFAASPPQESLLATVEDGKIPERGALVFRRQRFALIREQGQVYALSLVCTHLGCTLTVTSTQLSCPCHGSTFDRHGEVTRGPADRPLPQLRLVRRGDSWQVYG; this is translated from the coding sequence ATGGCAGAATTTTCTCAAAAAAGACGCCGCTTCATCCAAACCCTGATTGTCGGTGCGCTTACCGGGTGGGGCTTGTTGCGTTTTTTTGCCGCGTCACCGCCGCAGGAAAGCCTGCTCGCCACCGTGGAGGATGGCAAAATACCGGAACGGGGAGCTTTGGTGTTTCGTCGCCAGCGCTTCGCCCTGATTCGTGAGCAGGGACAGGTGTATGCCTTGAGCCTGGTATGCACCCACTTGGGCTGCACGCTCACGGTAACATCAACGCAATTGAGTTGTCCCTGCCATGGCAGCACGTTTGATCGACACGGCGAGGTGACCCGAGGGCCTGCGGATCGTCCGTTGCCGCAATTGCGCCTGGTGCGCCGGGGTGATTCCTGGCAGGTTTATGGTTAG
- the extO gene encoding selenite/tellurite reduction operon b-type cytochrome iron-sulfur cluster-binding subunit ExtO, whose translation MTRLNVAFSALLLLTSVTTVLAAPCRQCHEVTVSGVHQEMACQQCHDTQGNLSQPGIADNRGLGCVGCHEDSGMIFSHAMSRRTAEQDFCQRSWGRADDTFYATNCRQCHVSSCEDCHGSGHAITTPDTQRCQNCHQGYFVGWDFSGRAPREDSVRYQRGPRSHDQYYLKMRPDVHAEAGLDCSDCHTMASFLQQQTSAKSCRDCHDVNLDIIEHRITAHLEKMECVSCHASWAAQEYATFYVETINSSNRAYFRVKPTGNERYVKSSYLKRQDLPPLGVNDEGQVAPIRPQFQAYYSKVVDNRAVGEENQQLVGEWKVFTPHTIRRGTALCDQCHGNARRFILEPLDKRIYRPDRDGLGIEGLWRPEGQTVINGRFMTPERFERMSDKTPQYSRGYVEKWQNFLKKDAASSKP comes from the coding sequence ATGACCAGATTGAACGTTGCCTTCAGCGCGCTACTCCTGCTCACTAGCGTGACCACTGTGCTGGCAGCGCCCTGCCGGCAGTGTCATGAAGTGACGGTGTCCGGCGTTCATCAGGAAATGGCCTGTCAGCAGTGCCATGACACTCAGGGCAACCTGAGCCAACCAGGCATTGCCGACAACCGTGGCTTGGGCTGTGTCGGCTGTCATGAAGACAGCGGCATGATCTTTTCTCATGCCATGAGCCGCCGTACGGCGGAACAGGACTTTTGCCAACGCAGCTGGGGGCGGGCGGACGACACCTTCTATGCGACTAATTGCCGGCAGTGTCATGTTTCTTCCTGCGAGGATTGCCATGGTTCCGGGCACGCTATCACCACACCGGATACGCAGCGCTGTCAGAATTGTCATCAGGGCTATTTTGTCGGCTGGGATTTCTCCGGTCGTGCCCCGCGGGAAGATAGTGTGCGCTACCAGCGCGGGCCGCGTTCTCACGACCAGTATTATTTGAAAATGCGCCCCGATGTGCACGCTGAAGCCGGATTGGATTGCAGCGATTGCCATACCATGGCCAGTTTCTTACAGCAACAAACCAGTGCCAAATCCTGTCGCGATTGCCACGATGTCAATCTCGATATCATTGAGCACCGCATCACAGCCCATCTGGAAAAGATGGAGTGTGTCAGCTGCCATGCCTCCTGGGCTGCGCAGGAGTACGCCACATTCTATGTGGAAACCATCAACAGCAGCAACCGCGCTTATTTTCGCGTCAAGCCTACGGGTAATGAGCGCTATGTGAAAAGCAGTTATCTCAAACGTCAGGATTTACCTCCGCTGGGTGTGAACGATGAAGGCCAGGTGGCACCCATTCGTCCCCAGTTTCAGGCGTATTACAGTAAAGTGGTCGATAACCGGGCGGTGGGGGAAGAAAACCAACAGCTGGTCGGCGAATGGAAAGTGTTTACGCCCCATACCATCCGCCGGGGAACGGCGTTGTGCGATCAATGCCATGGCAATGCACGGCGCTTCATCCTGGAACCTCTTGATAAACGAATCTATCGTCCGGATCGTGACGGACTGGGGATTGAAGGTCTGTGGCGTCCTGAAGGGCAAACGGTGATCAATGGCCGTTTTATGACGCCGGAGCGTTTTGAACGGATGAGTGACAAGACACCGCAGTACAGTCGAGGATATGTAGAAAAATGGCAGAATTTTCTCAAAAAAGACGCCGCTTCATCCAAACCCTGA
- the extM gene encoding selenite/tellurite reduction operon c-type cytochrome ExtM, giving the protein MIRVQIFIACLLLFLLVGCGAQSQTSQCEYCHAGLELASDTHQDCIDCHGGDETLTDKKAAHASMYGPRNPSAPKFWEKTCGKCHQYQLDRVRSNLMLTNTGFIKNIRLTWEGGEEYLYATMDQKLYDAEGKPVEHHSVLKLRNLAGELYRKYCSLCHVGMESHRSWKASHASGCAACHFPFNENGTYQGNDLAMKNRWPHSASHQMEPLPTNEVCFRCHNRSGRIALSYQGMNDGNNGLVPVSNGFPGPELISGARNVTHIQGDIHFDKGMDCIDCHTSRDVMGDGYAYENMYLQTEVACEDCHGSGDEAPRFEVVERENHDAVRESRNYQRQVKTGDKLVLTSKGRPYSNVFYRDGKVIVVGKRDGREHVSKQITATPEHKITGHERMECYACHSAAVPQCFGCHTQYDQSQKGMDFVRGRETRGKFSETEDYRSLYPYSLALDQRGKIAPMTPGCQTFVTVRDRRGNVQKEEYVANFRGKQQLRFAPFYSHNTALKAVGCSECHADPAFLGFGQHVVQGQSVESTLICEKSDELPLDGFMVMKQGEMQSFSAVVREHSRPLNEEEVRRALMVNQCLVCHDDPKDAIYQQALDYDQIERCLQRATPAH; this is encoded by the coding sequence ATGATTCGAGTCCAGATTTTTATTGCCTGTCTTTTGCTTTTTCTGCTGGTTGGTTGTGGTGCGCAATCCCAGACATCGCAATGCGAATATTGTCACGCGGGTCTGGAATTAGCCTCGGATACCCACCAGGATTGTATCGATTGTCATGGTGGCGATGAGACCTTGACCGACAAAAAAGCCGCCCATGCATCCATGTATGGTCCACGCAATCCTTCTGCGCCAAAATTCTGGGAAAAAACCTGCGGCAAGTGTCACCAATATCAGCTTGATCGGGTGCGCTCCAACCTGATGCTGACCAATACCGGGTTTATCAAAAATATTCGCCTGACATGGGAAGGCGGCGAAGAATATCTCTACGCAACGATGGACCAGAAGCTTTACGATGCCGAAGGGAAACCGGTTGAGCATCATTCCGTACTGAAGTTGCGTAATCTGGCCGGAGAGTTGTATCGCAAATACTGTTCATTGTGCCATGTCGGCATGGAGTCGCACCGCTCTTGGAAGGCTTCTCATGCGTCAGGCTGTGCCGCCTGTCATTTTCCATTCAATGAAAACGGCACCTACCAGGGCAATGACCTGGCGATGAAAAATAGATGGCCCCATTCCGCCAGCCATCAGATGGAACCGTTGCCGACCAACGAGGTGTGTTTCCGCTGCCATAACCGCAGTGGTCGGATTGCGTTGTCGTATCAGGGCATGAACGACGGCAATAACGGCCTGGTGCCGGTCAGTAACGGCTTTCCCGGTCCGGAGCTGATCAGTGGGGCGCGTAATGTCACTCATATTCAGGGTGACATCCATTTTGATAAAGGAATGGACTGCATTGATTGCCATACGTCACGCGATGTGATGGGGGATGGTTACGCTTACGAAAATATGTATCTGCAGACCGAGGTGGCTTGCGAAGATTGCCATGGCAGCGGCGATGAAGCCCCCCGCTTCGAAGTGGTGGAACGCGAAAATCATGACGCTGTGCGCGAGTCGCGTAACTACCAGCGCCAGGTCAAAACCGGTGACAAGCTGGTTCTGACGTCAAAAGGGCGGCCGTATTCCAACGTTTTTTATCGTGACGGCAAGGTCATCGTTGTGGGCAAGCGGGATGGCCGGGAACATGTCAGCAAGCAGATCACTGCAACGCCTGAGCACAAGATTACCGGTCATGAACGGATGGAGTGTTATGCGTGCCATTCGGCTGCGGTGCCGCAATGTTTCGGTTGTCATACCCAATATGACCAATCGCAAAAAGGGATGGATTTTGTTCGTGGTCGGGAGACCCGAGGCAAGTTCAGCGAAACAGAAGACTATCGTTCGCTCTATCCGTATTCTCTGGCGCTTGACCAACGGGGTAAAATTGCCCCGATGACGCCGGGCTGTCAGACGTTTGTGACGGTTCGCGATCGCCGCGGCAATGTGCAAAAAGAGGAATACGTGGCTAATTTTCGCGGTAAGCAGCAGCTGCGTTTTGCGCCGTTTTATTCCCACAACACGGCATTGAAAGCGGTCGGTTGCAGTGAGTGTCATGCTGACCCGGCATTTCTCGGCTTTGGTCAGCATGTTGTGCAAGGGCAGAGTGTTGAAAGCACCTTGATCTGTGAAAAATCAGACGAGTTGCCGCTGGATGGTTTTATGGTCATGAAACAGGGGGAAATGCAGTCCTTTTCCGCTGTGGTACGTGAGCATAGCCGTCCTTTGAATGAAGAGGAAGTGCGTCGGGCGTTGATGGTCAACCAGTGTCTGGTATGCCATGATGACCCCAAAGATGCCATCTATCAGCAGGCTTTAGATTATGACCAGATTGAACGTTGCCTTCAGCGCGCTACTCCTGCTCACTAG